A segment of the Tachysurus vachellii isolate PV-2020 chromosome 18, HZAU_Pvac_v1, whole genome shotgun sequence genome:
GGGTAAACCCATAaactaaacacatacacatgatgCACATACATAGATTTACACAGACCTCACCATGTAGATCTAGATCGGTTAAGGACTAGAGCCCACACATTCCATGTACAGTGTAAGTTTATCAACCTCCATCCTTTACCGGTTTCAGTTTGCTGAAACTGTAGATGGATAACAAGATTTTTAGATAACAGACACTTTTTTATCCCAGCAGAGATTGTGCGGTTTGATTAAACCCCCAACAACAAGAACACCAACATCGCTGCTGCAGCTTATCCACTCATACCTGCACCACTCACACGCCCATGTCAAAACCACAGAAATATCTAACAAACACTTGCTTTTATGCCGATCCCTTTGCACTGATGGATGTAGTAGAAGTGATAGACACACTACAGTCCACGTAATGCGCTATAAGGCACTTTGTACCTTTTAGCAAGACCATAAAAAGATGAGTGTATATTGCTTGATTGTTCTCCATCTTACACTCATCTCGTCCCCTGACGTGTGGTTGAGGCTCGGCTCCTTTGTGTCCTCGAGTACAACACGCATACGCAGGATGTGTCGATGCGGATCCACCTCCATCCTGTCCCCCTGGTGTTGTCCGATGTGAATGCTCTCACATATGACTGCTTGGTCTGACACTCGCTTACCCAGTGGCGTTTGTCCACGCCAAGGCAGCCAGCTCCAGCCACTCCATGCTCCCCGGCGCGCACTCCGCGGTGATCTGGCCCGCGACACCGGGTCTCGTAGAAGTACTGTGTCATCATGCCCTTCTTGGTAGGAAACTTCTCCAGTACGGTGACGTTTTGCATGTGCACGTCAATAGCCGTTCGCCGGTCCATTACCCAGCTGCTTGTAGCCTCGCAAACCGAGCGCTCAATGGCCGTGTGTGCAAGTTGCCTCTTTCTGCGGTGTGGGGATGGAGTCGCATGTTCTGATGAGTCTGATAAATCCAGCAGGAGGTTTCTGTAGGATTCTCCATCTTTGCCCTTCTTTAACTCCTTGTCATCCACTTCATGTTCTTCACGTTGCTCGGGCATGAGCCCCAATTCCAGCATTATCTGCAAAGGAGGATGTTTGGGAGGCGAAGGGGACGTGGAAAACAGCACTCGAGGGTTCGTGTCCAGCAGCAAAAGATCATCGTCCACCTGCAGGAGTCCATCTAAGCCCAATCCTAAGCCCTCAGGGGACACCGTGGGCATTGTGGTTAATGTGTTTCCTCTCGTTCCCTCACTCAGCTCCCTCAGATCCTCGTTGATTGTAGGCTTGTCTGTAGGGTGCAGGTCCCTTGGCCACTCTTTAAATCTTTCCATTGACTCCTCCTCGTTTTTTCTATTCAGCCCAATGTCTTTAGTCCTGTCTGCTTCAATCTGAGTTTCTACCTTGCTATCCTCCTGAAATTGACTATCTCTTGATTTAAAGTCCCTAAGTATGTGGTTCTCCTTGGAAATGTGACGTTCTTGAAGTTTGCTTGAAATTTGCAACCCGAGGTCAATCTTGCCTAGCTTTGCCTTCTTGTATTGCCTCCTTTCAGGCACAAAGTCCTCATTTATCAATGAAGATGTGTTGGTAACTGTGAGATCAGTTTGAATGTGGGTATCTGCCGTCCTGTGAGGTAatttttttgctgcttttttatCGCTCGACATGTATTCCGTGTGAGAATCGCTGTATTTGGAGATTGGGTTTACCGGTGATCTGGTGCTGAAGTTGTTGCCAAGCTCCATTGTCGCAGCAACAAGCCCGGGCACACTGGGTTGAGGGAAGAACAGGGCCGAGGcaatcaccatggcaaccagggAAAGCCAGTGCATCACTCCCAAGACGTATCAGCtggaagagaaagacagaaagcgTGAGAGAATGGAAGACCTGGAAATTTAAGATTACACCCCACATTACATTTATCAGAGAACTTCCAGGCACACGTCCATCTCACTAAAAGAACCgcaataacagtaaagttttaATGGCCATCGGCTTACAGCTCTGGCACAGattagtggggaaaaaaacacaaaagtgagGTAGTCTGTGTGCACAAAATGAGTCAGGTTATTTTACTGTCTTAGACGATGCAAAACATGACTGTATAGAAGCTAAAGTTCCACAGATTTGGGCTGAGACGCAGCTTGTCACTAGCTTACTGAATTATTGGTCCAATTATCATAGATACATTTCAAATCATTTCAGATCTTAGAACTTGactgatgttggtgtttgaAGAAATATTCATTTGTTGATGAACACACTGggtgggggaagtcgtggcctaatggttagagagtttgactcctaaccctaaggttgtgggttcgagtctcgagccggcaataccacgactgaggtgcccttgagcaaggcactgaacccccccaactgctccccgtgcaccgcagcataaatggctgcccactgctcctggtgtgtgttcacggtgcgtgtgtgtgtgtgcactttggatgggttaaatgcagagaatgaattctgagtatgggtcaccgtacttagccgtatgtcacttcacttaaaACGTCTTGTATACACAGAAAAGCAAACCACCAGACAACATCAGACCTACAGACTTCACCCAAACCTGGAGGCCATCCAACACGTGGTAAAATAGACACTTCTCCTTGGTACAAAGAGTAAAtgtgtgttgaaaaaaaaagtgtaaatttaCACACTAAAATTACTAAACATTCAGGTGTTCACAAAATTTCAAATAAGTCTGATTTACATTGTGATTTAGAAGGCTAGCATGAATTAACTATTTAACTAACTTAATAATTAAaggtagggggcacggtggcttagtggttagtacgttcgcctcacacctccagggttggggggtcgattcccgcctccgccttgtgtgtgtggagtttgcatgttctccccgtgcctcgggggttgtgatgggttggcactccgtccagggtgtatcctgccttgatgcccgatgacgcctgaaataggcacaggctccccgtgacccgagaagttcggataagatgtggctcaactggttaaggctctgggttgatgATCGgtgttcaaggcccagcacagccaagctgccactgctgggcccttgagcaaggcccccaaccctccctgctccagggggggcgctgtatcatagctgcccctgcactctgaccccaaccgcCTCacttggggtatgtgaagaaaagaattccactgtgctgtaatgtacatgtggtgATAATATAGGCTTCTATGCccgttcttttttctttttatttattttttggaacaGGAAATGAAATCAGATCAGAACACAACAAACTGATACACCTATCCAAGATGTCATCTAAATAATGTAAGGACCCGTGAGGAGATGGCCGTGAGAATCACCCCATGGGCTGGCGATGAGGCCAAGTTGACAAGGTGGTGTTAAAAAAGAATGTTGAAATGGGATTGTCTACATGAGCTAACAGGTCTCTGCTCTTGTCAGATAAATCGCTCTGATCAACAACATAGAGGTGGACCATCGTTCACACCTGTCTTAAATTCCCAGCCTGCAAATGGCTTTCATCTAGTGTCACTTACTGTCAAGATGATGTCAAGTCTCAAGTGTGCCACTAAAGTAGAGTTCAAGTCAAGTTCTGACTGCTACTGGCTAGGTGTATCGCAACTGCAACCAAATCACTGTCAAACCCCTCCCCTTCCCCCAAACCAACTGCACCGCATTGCTGAAGTGATGTATGTCTCATCAGAGGTCTTTCAATGAGAAATTGAGTGGCTCTGGTATCACACCTAAGGGCAATCAGAGTAGACGTTCAAACCATTGTCGGGTTTTTGTGAAGCAGAAGAAAACCAGAAGATGCAGAAGAATGAGAAGAGAAGTGACCCTGGACAAACTCTGATACTCAGAAGCTATAAAACTATAACCAGCTATAACTCACAGGCTATAAATCCCATGGAGGGTTTTACTGCAGATTATACTGCAGGCTGCTTGTGCGTTCTGTAAGGACAGCAGACTTCAGAATCATCTAACAGGCCTTACTTATAAACTGCATTGAGTGTGCAGGTTAAATGCATTTTCTGGCAAAGGAATGTTCTGGCAAACGCAGACCAATTCATCGCTCCCTTGCAAAAATCTTTTTTGAGCACTAAACGTTCTCTGTgattaaataaaggttaaacgaattaaatgaaaagcagcaaaaaaaaaaaaaaaaaggttattggGTTTTTAATAGCAGTAACCCCCTCCTCTGTTCGCGCACAGAATGCGTTCCGTATGTTTCACCTCTGAGCCTGTAATGAACAGCAGACTTCACGGAGTGCTGAGTAAAATCCTGCGAGTTGGCAGCATCCCTCTGACTGCTAGTGTTTCACATGATGGTTTAATTGAGCCAGTGAATGAAGCAATAATTAGCGTGTAGGGATTCTGGCTTTCAGCATGCTAATAGAGAGCCACAAGTCTGACTCAACCACCAGGGGGCAAACAAAGCCACATcttcaaactgtgtgtgtgtgtgtgtgtgtgtgaccgtgtgtgtgtgtgtttgtggtcgTGTTGATGGCAAATGTTTGAGCTTGAAAATGTTCTTCTAGCTTCCAGGTGCCAATCATTAAAGCTGCTACTGTTCTAACTGCGTCAAAAGCGACAGGTGTGAACGGTGTACTGTgagatgtgagagtgtgtgagagagagagagagagagagagagagagagagagagagagagaacgaaagagTGAAGGAATGCTCAGAATGTGAAGGATGTGGCTCCTCCTGGGTAACCCCAGGCAGGACAGAATAGAGCGAGAGAAATCATGCACATAATCTTATTGTCGCAGTAAAATTACGTCCATTGAGAAAATAATAGCAACGCCGCTTCACCCTTGGTGAATTCTGTCTTTCAGAGCTATTCATGAAGACAAACAAGAGGAAGATGAAAATAATGGTCTGTGTGAATACGTGACGTGACATGAAAGACCCTTTAATGATTTTTAGGCCCTAATTTCCACCCATGCTTTCTCTTCGCTGTCCTCCCACTCAGACATAAAGCTTGTGCTGTCCTCCCAATCGTAAATCCATCATTACTACAGAGGTTGAAGTGTACAAAGGGATGGGCGAGATGCGTTGTTTTGTTAAAGGGGATGGTGATGCCTGatgtcagtgtttttcttttgatttcCTCTCAAAGAGTTCCTCTTAAGGACATTCAGCAGCACCTGGaatgtcacatacagtatacagtacgtTGTCTGCGGTTGTTGGGATAGATGACACAGGCATTTGATGTCATAAAATTGTCTTGAGTGTCAAAATTTAGTGTAGCAATAAATATGACCTCCACGAAGAAATCCGGATTCAGTATCCAGCCTTCAGCATTCAGTTTATACAGATCTGAGTATTTACAATTGAGGTTCTACATCAGTATTCAGACCTTAGATGTAAAGATAAGAAGTTATTTGAGAGTACCGGTTGAGCAGAGAGGCTTTTGAACCAGAGGTGTGTCTCAGTTACAGTACGTCTGATTCTGACCGTGAACTGAAGTTAACCTTTCTCTGAAGAGCCAATGGAGCTTAATGGTGATATATAAGCCTTCATAAGCTGTCAGATAATAAAGACGGAAACAAAACGTTCGGTTAA
Coding sequences within it:
- the LOC132860634 gene encoding uncharacterized protein LOC132860634, giving the protein MHWLSLVAMVIASALFFPQPSVPGLVAATMELGNNFSTRSPVNPISKYSDSHTEYMSSDKKAAKKLPHRTADTHIQTDLTVTNTSSLINEDFVPERRQYKKAKLGKIDLGLQISSKLQERHISKENHILRDFKSRDSQFQEDSKVETQIEADRTKDIGLNRKNEEESMERFKEWPRDLHPTDKPTINEDLRELSEGTRGNTLTTMPTVSPEGLGLGLDGLLQVDDDLLLLDTNPRVLFSTSPSPPKHPPLQIMLELGLMPEQREEHEVDDKELKKGKDGESYRNLLLDLSDSSEHATPSPHRRKRQLAHTAIERSVCEATSSWVMDRRTAIDVHMQNVTVLEKFPTKKGMMTQYFYETRCRGPDHRGVRAGEHGVAGAGCLGVDKRHWVSECQTKQSYVRAFTSDNTRGTGWRWIRIDTSCVCVLYSRTQRSRASTTRQGTR